The genomic segment cccaggatggaaatgtccaacactggagggcTCACCTATAaggtgagtggaggggggggggggggggataagggatTTGTGTGGAGTACGTTttctgcacagagggtggtgggggcctggaacagtgatggaggcagatacgatagtggtgtttaagaagcttttagatagacacatggatatgcagggaatggagggttatggatcattgGAGGGAGATGAGATCAGTCAGCACAAACATAGTCTTCAGTAAATCCTTGAATAAACTTCCCTTGtgcattgtaaattatccttcaAGGTGACTTCAACATTTAAAGTGTGCATTTTATCTTTTTACTCTCCATTTAACCAAGGGATAATTCTGCAGCATCTTTACTTTGTGCATGTTTAATCCCCTGTGTCTGTTTAATAAACTCTCTGCTTTTGCCAATTAGGCAGCTTTGAGATTGAAGTCAATGGGCAGCTAATCTTCTCCAAACTGGAAACCAATGGATTCCCTTATGAAAATGATGTAAGTGGACAGTTTAGTTTTTTATAAGGTTGAATCTTTACGATTAAATTACTTGCCATCTGTTTCCTTCCGTTATTTCAATTACGCCCGTGACATTCATGTGGGTGGTTTGAAAAAGCAGTAGTAGGGGTTGGTATACAGATCTTTTGAACGGTATAAATCAAGAAGGATGtgtttataaatgtaaaatatagTGATTAATTACAATTTGAACAATCTTGCAACATGAGTTCATCAAATTAGACATGGTAACAGTGAGAATGAATTGGCAGAGTACATATAGGAGAATTTTCTGCAGCAATGTTTTAAACTGTGCATTAGgtggagtgtttgacagcactgggcctgtactcgctggagtttagaagaatgaggggacctctttgaaacgtacagaatagtgaaaggcttggatagagtggatgtggagaggatgtttccactagtgggagaataaaggacatacctttaggaaggagatgaagaggaatttctttagtcagagggtggtgaatctgtggaattctttgccacagaaggctgtggaggccaagtcagtggatatatttaaagcagagataaatagatgcttgattagtgcgggtgtcagaggttatggggagatgacaggaaaatggggtttggagggagagatagatcagccatcattgaatggtggtgtagacttgatgggccgaatggcctaattatactcctatcactaatgacctaATGAAACCCAACATGGGAATGGGCTACTTTGAAACTGCTAATGGTTTATAATCTGAGGGCTAGATCCCTAGGTATGTGATGATCATAGTATGTTTACATTTAGAATTCGTCTTGAGAACAAGATATGTTTATGAAAGAACCACATTCAGTAAGGAGAACAACAAAGAAATGAGGGGAAAGTTAACTAAAGTGGTTTGGACAAATAGATTTAAGGGTGTGATATGAAAATAAATAATTCATGACAATATATGGCAATGAGGAGTGAGGTTCCAAGGTGGCAGGGAGGTGGAGGATGTACTTGCCATGACTAACCTAGGGAGGAGGGTGGGTGATGAAACACAACATGTAAAAGCTGGCCTGAACCTTGAAATAAATTCAGGATCCAGCATAATAGGAATTTTAAATAGAAATGGAGGGCAAACCGGCAAGATATGCAAAAACTGACAATATGAACTTTACATAAAGGTGAGAGGTGCAAGCGAACATAGGTcttatagaaggtacacaaaaatgctggagaaactcagcgggtgcagcagcatctatggagcgaaggagataggcaacgtttcgggccgaaacccttcttcagattgcctatctccttcgctccatagatgcagctgcacccgctgagattctccagcatttgtgtgcatcagtctgaagatatcTATCTAAGCTTGTCTATCTAATTGCACGGgtctggcccatattcctctttcttatccatgtacctgtccaagtgtctttgagATGTTATAGTATGTCTCAACTCCCTCTGGCAGCTGATTTCATATacccatccaccaccctctgggtgaaaaagttgcccctcaggtgtgTATTAAaacttgctcctctcaccttaaacacatgTCCTCATGTTTTTGATATCCGTACCCTGGGTAAACGACTCCATGTACTCGCCCTAGCTATattcctcatgatgttatacacctccaaGATCACCGCTCaggccttctgtgctccaaggaataaagtcccaacctGCTCAATCTCTTCTGCTACCTCagctggcaacatccttgaaaatTTATACCTGCACACTTTCCAACTTAGTGACATCCTACtgaagggtgaccaaaactgaacacgctTATACCAAGTGTGGCATCGCCaagattgaatttgaattgattttattagggacagtgcatattaataaacatttgcatgtaatatgcaagattgtagccagtagctaatttccatctttagtcccacacaaggtaaacacaaaagacaaaaacaaaaacaaaacaaacaatatggtttagcctgctgtcataacatagaataattaacaaacactcaacacagtttaaattcccaaagtcattgtctcttccctccttgctttccctctgcgctgaggcaatccaagccatgTTATGaccctgccgggtgatggtaggtaagtcccgcaggctgaatccgagctccgcaaacgggccggttcaaactccgcggcccggggcggtcgaagctgccgaagctgccgtcctccagtccagcggacgcagctgtagttgcgggagctccggaaaacagaactcgagctcccgatgatgtcgtccactggcccgcggccgagcctccgaggctccaaagtcgggtcggaagttgtgccgcaccgcaaccacagccccgaagtcggccaggctcgcgttggtaagtcctggctctgctccacagcctccacagcctcgatgtcggtcgcagttggaggccgccagctccgcgataggcctcagcgcagacggacacggagacgggggatacggcaggaaaggtcgcatcccccccgaaggaagtcaaaaaacatattacacccaccccccacacatacacagctaaataaaccgaaataaactgtaaaaacaggacaaaagaaaacaaaaaacagaaaagacaaacggactgcaggcgagccgcagctgcaaggcagcgcagccactcccactcccattgtGCAGCATTAACATAACATCAAACTCAATATTTCTGACTGAAGGCCAATATACCACCTTGACCATGCCATctgtgataccactttcaggAACAATGTACCTTGTCTCTAAAACACATCCCAAGGCCCTGCCGTTCACCGTGAAGATCTGCCTTTGACTTCCCCAAATACAACACCTCGCACTTTAccggaattaaactccattagccatttctcagcccacctgcccagctgatcaagagcctGATATAACTATTGATggccaataccacccactttaatgtTACCTACAAACTCACTAACCATGGCTTGTACGTTGTCGTCCAAATTGTTGCtccaaaccacaaacagcaatgggcccagcactgatccctgaggcacaccactagtcacaggcctccagtctgaaaaaccttTCCACTACCACCTTCTGCTTCCTGCCATGAAGATAATTCTGTATTCAGTTGGGTGAATCTTCCTGGATGGCAtgtgatccaaccttccagagaatGCAAAACTTTATCAAAGGCCTGAAGTCCATGTGGACAACGTCTGTGGTTTTGCCCTCAttctttatgttttgctcttcacaaaactcaatcaaattcgtaagtcatgtacaaaaccatgctaactatccctaatcagcccctgacTATCCAATGCATTTATCTTTTCCCTCAGAATTCTCTTCATTAACTTCCCCACCACAAACGTTAGGCTCTGGTATATAGTTCCTGGgcgtttccttgcagcccttaaatagaggcacaacattagccaccctccagtcatctGGCACATCACTTGTGTCTAACGATGATTCATATATATCTGCCAGGACTCCTGCAATTGTTTTCTCTAGCTTCCCTGGATATATCTGAACATGCCCAGGAAATATCCCTACCTTCATATGGACTCTCCTTGACTTCTCCATTACGTGTCCCAAATTACACAACCTTTTTGTTTTTCTCCATTGTAATAACTGAGGACAAATACTAATTGAAGAATTTGCCCACCTCCTGCGGCTCCATACACAGATCTGCTTTGGTTTCTGAGAGGCCCTATTATCTCTCTAGttgttctctttcccttaatataCATAATATctttggatttttaaaaatattatctGTGAACAACTCCTGCCCCCTTTGGTCCTCCTGATTTCCTCAGAAGTATGTTCCTCATTGCCCCAAACACGCAGGGATacatgatcccagctgcctatacctgcccCTTGCCTCCTGACACTGATAGCATGCCCAGAGAATTAAGAAAACCCTGCTACAAAATGCTTGGTTGCTTGCCTTGAAGTATGCTTGCATTGTTCACCAGTTGATTGATGGTGTGCTTGAAGGCGGTTAGAATGAGAGGGTGTGGACATACGTTCATCACGAGCTGTAGCAACTTGTCTTTGAAGTATGTGTGCAGAACTACATGAAACTAAGTTGTGTTACTGAGTTGGGGTTTTCTGTGTGACTTTGCTGAGGAATACTTTACCAGCTCTGCTCTTATTTCTCTGTTGCAGGTCATGAATGCAGTCCAGAAAGCTAACGATGGAACAGAAATGCAAAAGATCAGCAATAGCCGGGCTCCTTGTGTCATTCTGTAGCCTTGGCTAAACTGTGTCTTTGTCAGTTGCTAACTTTCTATACTTTCAGCTCTTACAATTCTGCTTTGAGGTAGCCTAGTGTAGATAAAGGTAGGCATGGAATGAGTATACTTGCTGGGTCTACTTgtagtgggtgggtggggggggggggggggggggggggggggcagggcaggGGCAGCTGAACAGTGACTCTGGAATCTGCATCCTGTATCTGTTATTCTCACTTTGTTTCTGCTGAGAGTTTTCTTCCAAGCAACTCGTGACGTATTGAAATTGTTGGCATGCTGTATATTTAGAATCTGGTTCTGCAAATGACTATTTTAACTGAAAACATGGTTATTGTATGAAGGAAAAGGCATCATTTTCTAATGGATTAGCAAGTCAATAACTTCAATGAAGTTTTCATTTAAACAAATAATTATGTGATTTTGAATTTGGTTGTGATACATGAACTAATGAATAAAATGTCACACTCAAACCTTGTGTCATTATTTTATTTGTGTAATAACAGGTTGATTCAAAGCAAAGCTGTGAGATGTTGGtgttggtcatagaaacatagatagaaacatagacaataggtgcaggagtaggccatcggcccttcgagcctgcaccgccattcaatatgatcatggctgatcatccaactcagtatcctgtacctgccttctctccataccccctgatccctttagccacaagggccacatctaactccctcttaaatatagccaatgaactggcctcaataccTGGGCGAGTGGGTGGCGTTTGGGATGACGCTGACCGTTGGGAATTCTGAATCATTGGAGGCGGTGATTCTGGCTGGGAATGTAGAGTTGTGTTGCTAATGTATAAGTAGACACTGTGTAGCCCGGGAGCAGGGATATGGTTTTGTTATTATGGTCACGTGCACTAAGTCACAGTAAACaactgtgtgctatccagtcaaatcgtaTTGTACCATCACTCCATACACAGGTGCTACAGGCAGTGCAGGGGCCACTTCAAGATTCAAGCAGGAAAGAAGCTCTTcttctgtccttgaatctggtggcattttgtgtcttctgtaCAGTGGGAGggcggagaagagggaatggccggaGTGTGCCggaatgttggctgctttcctgaggagcATGcttaaagaagatagacacaaagtgctggagtaactcagggcagcatctctggagagaagcaatgggtgatgtttcgggtcgagacccttcagattagagttacatcagcattttgtgtctatcttcggtttaaaccagtatctgcagttccttcctgcgctcgcttgaagagcctgatggttgaagggaagaagctgtttgcaCCACGGCTGGAGCTAAGTGGCACTGACAAAACGCACATGAACATCCGTGACCAGGCTGGACACACAGCTGTCACTTGATAGTACTGTCGACACCAGCTTTGTTACGTAGTTGACGATGGGGAACAGATTAATTAGCTGGACGGTCTAACATCCTTTTGGACATAATTTGCTAATTTTCCACATTATCAGGTAGGTATCAGAGGTATAAGTGCAGTGGAACACTTGGCTGGAGAGACAGCTAAATCTCAGCTCTCAGCTTTGTGGCATTTGTGGAACTCTTCCAACAGATACCAGGCCCAAAATGCTGTGGAGGAGGAGTTGACAAGTCTGTGGTACGTGGTGCCAAAGTTAATGCTGAGGGGAAGTTTTACTGAGGGGTTCTGCTACAGCTGAATGGCTGGCACCATCCCCTGGACCAGCGGTGTTTACAGGCCAGGCTGACTAAGCTTGGCACATCTCTAGCCCCCACAGCCAGTAATGAGTGTGATAGACTTTTGCAACAGTCTGGTAATTTTGTGGTCACATCATTTAGGATGGATATTTTAACCCCAGATTATTCATGGTGTACAAACCTCCCAGCTGTGGTGCTGAGATTTGCCCAATGTCTCTGGAgtatatagaacagtgcagcacggagacaggccctttggcccacgctgCCCGTGCCAGTCAAATTAAATACATGAAccctgtccctccattccctgcacatccatgtgcttatctaaaagcctcttaaacatcactatcgtatctgactCCACCTCCTTctcttccagacacccaccaccctctgtatattaAAATAACTTTGCCCAAAGCATTGTTGCAAGCTTCTGGGTGAGAGTCATACGCATGGAACaagatgtcccacctgcctgtgttttatCCATACCACGCTAAATCTTTCCCATACATGTACCTTGGATTAAAGTGTCTATGACCATGTTATAGTGTCAGCCTCAGCTCCCTTCACTACACCATCACCCTCAGTGTGATAAACAAAAATGTTACCTAAACTTTGTTACTCCAAGACTGATGGtggaatggactcgatgggctgaatggcctaatcctgcaccaatGTCTTGTGAACCTAACTCCCAGTTCAAATGTTATTAAACAATGCACCCAACATGAATCAAGATGACTTAATTTTAACATTTAGTTTCCAGTGGATGGCTCTGGATTGACTACCAGCCATCACAAATGGAGAGCAGAATTAGCAATCTCAGGCACAACCAAAATCATCCCACAGATATTGATGTGATAATGGcaaataatgttttaatgttgGTTGTGGGATACATTGGCATGAGGAATTACTCCACTTGAGgggaattctgaagaaggctcctgatccATATTTGCTGCCtggctaacccgctgagttactccagcatgttggctttccttggtaagccagcatctgcagttccttgttggtaCACCACTCCCCTACACTTCTCTAAAGTGTTACCATGGGATCATGCTGTTCTCGgggatgggggtggtggtggtggtgggggggggaagggaaggcagGTGGGGCTCTGGTACAAAATCTCATCCATACGGTTGCAAATGCAACAGCTCCATGCTGCCAACAGTGCTGAAAGTGTTCTGAGGTGTAGGGCCTTGAGTGTCTGGAATGGATCACGAGTGTTGGATGGAGAGATCGGTGTTAGTTCCAACTGAGTCTCAGCTGGCTTGTAATTCAGGGATTATAAAGTGAACACACCAGATATTATTTCAGTCGAACACCATTTCTCTGGAGACATGTGTTCTTCAGTTCTTTCCAGAATAAAATATCCCATTGTTTGTGCCGGATTCTGCAGTTGCCACCACAGAATGTTGGCTTTACTCAACATTTCAGTTGGATTTAGAAATCTTATCTCAACAGTTTGTATTCTCTCTTTGCGACAGGGTTATATGACTTACAAGATCTGTAGACTCCTTGTCTCCACACAGAAAATAATGTCAGAacaatatgttggagtaactcagcgggtcaggcagcatctctggagagaaggaatgggtgatgtttcgggtcgagacccttcagactggttagggataaggaaatgagagatatatactgtgctgtagagagataaagaacgatgaatgaaagtaatgatgataaaggaaacaggacattgttagcATGTTTGTAGGGtggaaatgagaagctggtgcgacttgtgggggagggatagagagagagggaatgccggggttatctGAAGTGAGAGACATCTACGTTCTTGCcactaagctgcccaagcgaaatgagatgctgtttctccaattagcatcactctgacaaaggaggagaccgaggacagaaaggtcagtgtaggaatgggaaggagaattaaagtgtccagcaaccgggagatcaggttggttcaggcgggctgagagaaggtgttcggcgaaacgatcgcccagtctacgtttggtctcgaccaccaatgtataagaatccacatcttgaacaacggatacagtagatgaggttggaggaggtacaagtgaacctctggctaacctgaaaggactgttggggtccctggacagagtcgaggggggaggtaaagggacaggtgttgcatcttctgcagttgcaggggaaggtacctgagaAGGAGGTGGTtggagtgggaagggatgaattaaccagggagttgtggagggaacgatctctgcagaaggcagaaacgggtggagatgggaaaatgtggctagtggtgggatcccattggaggtggtggaaattttggaggattatgtgttgtatg from the Amblyraja radiata isolate CabotCenter1 chromosome 16, sAmbRad1.1.pri, whole genome shotgun sequence genome contains:
- the mien1 gene encoding migration and invasion enhancer 1 isoform X2, producing MPVKIHVEFCGAUGYESRYQDLVEIILTTFPDAAVSGDVGRQGSFEIEVNGQLIFSKLETNGFPYENDVMNAVQKANDGTEMQKISNSRAPCVIL
- the mien1 gene encoding migration and invasion enhancer 1 isoform X1; this encodes MPRHRPGPANGAUGYESRYQDLVEIILTTFPDAAVSGDVGRQGSFEIEVNGQLIFSKLETNGFPYENDVMNAVQKANDGTEMQKISNSRAPCVIL